A region from the Achromobacter seleniivolatilans genome encodes:
- a CDS encoding CpaF family protein, with the protein MIMTATIEFGGDGDKGFTTSNRFQEVKTAAYEHLLSRIEELGAEFGRWARSAIQEFVDIEVASFVRLRRVPINEGEMRQIAEALTKELAGLGPLEDLLADPAVEDILINGYDNVFVSRRGVLARETLRFTDNQHVLRIVRRILAPIGRRLDESSPMVDARLPDGGRLNVVIEPLAVDGPMVSIRKFRQDPLKPADLLTLGTFDEEIYRLLHEAVKNRCNVLVSGGTSSGKTSLLNALAFFIPETERVVTVEDTAELSLNHPHVVRLESRQGGFDGSGAVSIRELIRNSLRMRPDRVVVGEVRGAEVMDMLQAMNTGHEGSMATIHANSARECLYRIEMLAGFAGFQGSEDSLRRQIASALDFIVQIGRLSNGKRRVLSVTEVTGMGDNVISTQELYRHEIFTTPDGEEKDRWKWLGIHPHTPKLAKMRNEARDQDNSPDDHDGGGGGFWSRRR; encoded by the coding sequence ATGATCATGACAGCGACCATAGAATTTGGCGGCGACGGCGACAAGGGATTCACGACGTCGAACCGCTTTCAGGAAGTGAAAACGGCGGCGTATGAACACTTGCTGTCCCGTATCGAGGAATTGGGGGCGGAGTTTGGCCGCTGGGCACGTTCCGCGATCCAGGAATTCGTGGACATCGAAGTGGCCAGCTTTGTGCGTTTGCGCAGGGTGCCGATCAACGAAGGGGAAATGCGGCAAATTGCCGAAGCGCTGACGAAAGAACTGGCGGGCCTGGGACCGCTGGAAGATCTGCTGGCGGACCCGGCAGTGGAAGACATCCTGATCAACGGCTACGACAATGTGTTTGTGTCGCGCCGGGGCGTACTGGCCCGCGAGACGCTCAGGTTCACGGACAACCAGCACGTGTTGCGCATCGTGCGCCGCATTCTTGCGCCCATCGGCCGCCGCCTGGACGAATCCAGCCCCATGGTGGACGCGCGTCTGCCGGACGGGGGGCGCTTGAACGTGGTGATCGAGCCGCTGGCCGTGGACGGCCCGATGGTGTCGATCCGGAAGTTCCGCCAAGACCCGCTCAAGCCCGCCGACTTGCTGACTTTAGGCACGTTTGACGAAGAGATTTACCGCTTGCTGCATGAGGCCGTGAAGAACCGTTGCAACGTGCTGGTATCGGGCGGAACCAGTTCGGGCAAGACATCTTTGCTGAACGCACTGGCGTTTTTCATCCCCGAGACGGAACGCGTGGTTACGGTAGAGGACACCGCCGAACTGTCGCTAAATCACCCGCATGTGGTGCGGCTTGAATCGCGCCAGGGCGGCTTTGATGGGAGCGGCGCGGTCAGCATCCGTGAACTGATTCGCAACAGCTTGCGGATGCGGCCCGACCGGGTCGTGGTTGGCGAAGTGCGCGGCGCAGAAGTCATGGACATGCTGCAAGCCATGAACACTGGCCACGAAGGATCGATGGCCACTATTCACGCCAACTCCGCGCGCGAATGCCTGTACCGGATTGAGATGCTGGCGGGCTTTGCGGGATTTCAAGGCAGCGAAGATAGCTTGCGCCGGCAGATCGCCAGCGCGCTGGACTTCATCGTGCAGATCGGCCGCCTGTCCAACGGCAAGCGGCGCGTGCTGTCAGTGACGGAAGTCACGGGCATGGGCGACAACGTCATTTCGACGCAGGAGCTTTACCGGCACGAAATCTTTACAACGCCCGATGGCGAGGAAAAAGACCGCTGGAAGTGGCTTGGCATCCATCCGCATACGCCCAAGTTGGCCAAGATGCGCAACGAGGCGCGCGACCAGGACAACTCGCCGGACGATCACGATGGCGGTGGCGGCGGATTCTGGAGCCGGAGGCGCTGA
- a CDS encoding tetratricopeptide repeat protein: protein MAGGIGSSQRAWRWTLMAAAVVGAAGLAGCKSNSAESAWQVIQQQQQEQALARQKEEDADSKRRPKEPELMLSMIAEAQRQERYFASLAYIEAYQQKYGNDARVAVLRAEALRQTGQTVMSEQAYRALLGTDQAADGWHGLGLIAGARGQFDQAADDFARAAKLSPMDPRILGDLGYARLRAGDPAGARVPLGQAAELAPDNGKVLANLAVLLLVQGEPARAQRLMEQAQMTDEARSQVLRMATEIRNQRPPAAASVPVVADQPVTRVSTGGGAVVPVMSPLMDGLSNGPIVR, encoded by the coding sequence ATGGCTGGCGGTATTGGAAGTTCGCAACGCGCCTGGCGCTGGACCCTGATGGCCGCTGCCGTCGTGGGCGCTGCAGGGTTGGCCGGATGCAAGAGCAACAGCGCGGAATCCGCCTGGCAGGTAATTCAGCAGCAACAGCAAGAGCAGGCGCTGGCACGGCAGAAAGAGGAAGACGCCGATAGCAAGCGCCGGCCCAAAGAGCCGGAGCTGATGCTGTCCATGATTGCCGAAGCGCAGCGCCAGGAACGCTATTTCGCGTCGCTGGCGTACATCGAGGCTTACCAGCAGAAGTACGGCAATGATGCGCGGGTAGCGGTGCTGCGGGCGGAAGCGCTGCGGCAGACTGGGCAGACCGTCATGAGTGAGCAGGCGTATCGCGCGCTGCTCGGAACCGATCAGGCCGCCGACGGCTGGCATGGTCTGGGTCTGATCGCAGGCGCGCGTGGCCAGTTCGATCAGGCGGCTGACGATTTTGCGCGTGCGGCCAAGCTGTCTCCGATGGACCCTCGCATTCTGGGTGACTTGGGTTATGCGCGGCTGCGTGCCGGCGATCCTGCGGGCGCCCGGGTGCCGCTGGGGCAGGCGGCTGAACTGGCGCCTGATAACGGCAAGGTGCTGGCCAATCTTGCCGTGTTGTTGCTGGTGCAAGGCGAACCCGCGCGCGCCCAACGGCTGATGGAGCAGGCGCAGATGACCGACGAAGCGCGCAGCCAAGTGCTGCGTATGGCCACTGAAATCCGTAATCAACGGCCCCCGGCGGCGGCGTCTGTGCCGGTTGTGGCCGACCAGCCCGTTACGCGGGTATCTACCGGAGGCGGAGCCGTTGTGCCCGTGATGAGCCCGTTGATGGACGGCCTGAGCAACGGACCCATCGTGCGCTAA
- a CDS encoding DUF3613 domain-containing protein, with protein MSFSRNLGSFTVGVALLALAPLSCLAQSNAPLTSEAPAPVPTAQMPDRPVVQQVQTPMPQPAAPAAAAAPEPQEAFGDVTRGLLAAQADGRRAGAALPVLGPVSTAAWNRYLESFSHPIPEWFQKRVDTKNTN; from the coding sequence ATGTCTTTTTCCCGCAATCTTGGTTCATTCACCGTGGGCGTGGCGCTGTTGGCTTTGGCGCCGTTGTCTTGCCTGGCGCAATCGAATGCGCCCTTGACGAGCGAAGCGCCTGCGCCTGTGCCGACAGCGCAGATGCCTGACCGGCCCGTGGTGCAGCAAGTGCAGACGCCGATGCCGCAACCCGCGGCGCCCGCTGCCGCTGCCGCGCCAGAACCCCAGGAAGCTTTTGGGGATGTGACACGCGGTTTGCTGGCGGCTCAAGCGGATGGGCGCCGGGCAGGCGCAGCGCTGCCGGTATTGGGCCCCGTGTCGACGGCGGCGTGGAACCGCTATCTGGAGAGTTTCTCGCATCCCATTCCTGAGTGGTTTCAAAAACGAGTGGACACCAAGAACACCAATTAA
- a CDS encoding type II and III secretion system protein family protein — protein sequence MKRYQRTTLICVLSAAATMTYGVVSLAQTATAVSGANAPVRDIAVAVKGQQSLMLDGGAPSRIAIGDPDVADVKILASSGKRAGSVLLYGKKAGTTQLQIWTGNNAVPQVWTVRVASSVQAALAGRGMTGGPNVDIAGDRAVVSGHAETPLAQVAAAAAAASAVGDKNVVDVSTAGTGGVVQVEVKVVEVSRSVMKEAGISFAGRSGPWGGISSTTPSGAAAPLGFAQGGVLASGFSLFYDSNNFSARLRLLQSNGMARVLAEPTLVALTGQSASFLAGGELPIPESGGLGTVTVAFKPFGIGLTVTPTVLSRDRISLKVAPEASELDYSNGIVINTSNEASTIIPALRTRRADTTVELGDGESFVISGLVSRQTKAMVNKVPMLGDLPIIGAFFRSVDYSQEDTELVIVVTPRLVRPIARGVTLPLPGGRQEQADSTYNAWGYYLMGPAGGQQMPGFSR from the coding sequence ATGAAGAGATATCAGCGCACCACTTTGATCTGCGTCCTGTCGGCCGCAGCAACGATGACCTACGGTGTCGTCAGCCTGGCCCAAACCGCCACGGCCGTGTCCGGGGCCAACGCGCCCGTCCGTGATATCGCTGTGGCTGTGAAAGGCCAGCAATCCCTCATGCTGGATGGCGGCGCGCCCAGCCGCATCGCCATCGGCGACCCGGATGTGGCCGATGTGAAGATACTGGCTTCGTCCGGCAAGCGCGCTGGTTCGGTGCTGCTCTATGGCAAGAAGGCTGGCACCACGCAGTTGCAGATCTGGACAGGAAATAACGCCGTGCCGCAGGTCTGGACGGTGCGTGTCGCCAGCAGCGTGCAAGCGGCGTTGGCCGGCCGCGGTATGACTGGCGGGCCAAATGTCGATATTGCAGGCGACCGGGCGGTGGTGTCCGGCCATGCTGAAACCCCGCTCGCGCAGGTGGCGGCAGCCGCTGCGGCTGCCTCGGCCGTGGGCGACAAGAACGTGGTGGATGTCTCCACCGCAGGCACTGGCGGCGTCGTGCAGGTGGAAGTGAAGGTCGTTGAGGTGTCACGCTCCGTCATGAAAGAAGCAGGCATCAGCTTCGCTGGCCGCAGTGGCCCATGGGGCGGTATCAGCTCCACGACACCGTCAGGCGCGGCCGCCCCTTTGGGATTCGCGCAGGGCGGAGTATTGGCTTCTGGTTTTTCGCTGTTCTATGACTCCAACAACTTTTCCGCGCGCTTGCGTCTGTTGCAAAGCAATGGCATGGCGCGCGTGTTGGCAGAGCCCACACTGGTGGCATTGACGGGTCAAAGCGCCAGCTTCCTGGCGGGCGGCGAGCTACCCATTCCAGAATCCGGTGGCTTGGGCACGGTGACGGTTGCGTTCAAGCCCTTCGGCATCGGCCTGACCGTGACACCGACCGTACTGTCGCGTGACCGCATTTCGTTGAAGGTTGCGCCAGAGGCGAGCGAGCTGGACTACAGCAACGGCATTGTCATCAACACCAGCAACGAAGCCAGCACCATCATCCCCGCTTTGCGCACGCGCCGAGCGGATACGACCGTTGAACTGGGCGACGGCGAAAGCTTTGTGATCAGCGGTTTGGTGTCGCGCCAGACCAAGGCGATGGTGAACAAGGTTCCGATGCTGGGTGACCTGCCCATCATCGGCGCATTTTTCCGTAGTGTGGACTATTCGCAAGAGGACACCGAGCTGGTCATCGTGGTGACTCCGCGGCTGGTTCGTCCCATTGCGCGCGGCGTCACGCTGCCGTTGCCTGGGGGGCGGCAAGAGCAGGCGGATTCTACGTATAACGCTTGGGGCTATTACTTGATGGGCCCAGCCGGCGGTCAACAAATGCCGGGATTCTCACGGTGA
- a CDS encoding pilus assembly protein TadG-related protein, with the protein MPTIPLRRVSPLRQRGSMTVAVVFAVLVGVVLLGVAQLGYGYYMKREMQKAADLAALSAVQVLGMGSAADCTRAATAGKASALANVPNIFDTFTAADFTVECKVWDSSRADASGMHVFDPTSGQPLNAVRLTIRKTLASMFGSLGMSTKVSVSAVATNTQPVAAFMVGSRLLRLQRGGLLSQLLSTVGATPAQLDVLDAAGLASVNITPSGLLKALGLPLSVATGVGTPAELAAVNNLTLGQLLQATLTVVNQSGTAGASVGLINNAINTVLAVMPLNLPVKLFGNGGVLNLSVVGGDATGALQANLNALNLLETALVVANGQNLINLGLSVPLLGIDAKVRIVEPPTLAVGGIGTQATSAGIRVYLRVNTSNIPLVGPLLANTLGTKVDLPIIIDVAQSTGTLTNLCQAPLTQSQATIAVTSSVANICLGRFPGMTSATDINSAHFVSLTNSCQVSSFASIQRHQVINVLGILPLTAKVTLPIFNSTAPVSVTLTEPPGTPSTATVTATSVNLGALASNLSDALIGGILGDLFNTGTPLTPAERTSLATTLVGGVGSNPGKSITQVFNDMQWSTTALNQLSSRLTTGGLTGVLGGTLQLVGNILTSLLLAPVNDLVCTLAIVPDSIRQCRVGSVASMALNGSSQVGGVLSIVVNLLQPLLGMLSTMLQQLLDLLGLSVGQTDVSLLSVDCGQPRLVY; encoded by the coding sequence ATGCCAACCATCCCTTTGCGTCGTGTTTCCCCGCTGCGCCAGCGCGGCAGCATGACCGTGGCCGTCGTGTTTGCGGTGCTGGTGGGCGTTGTGCTTCTGGGCGTCGCGCAACTGGGCTATGGCTATTACATGAAGCGCGAGATGCAGAAGGCAGCGGACCTGGCCGCCTTGTCGGCGGTTCAGGTGCTGGGCATGGGATCTGCCGCGGATTGCACGCGGGCCGCCACCGCCGGCAAAGCGTCGGCGCTGGCGAATGTGCCGAATATTTTCGACACTTTCACCGCTGCGGATTTCACGGTGGAATGCAAGGTGTGGGATTCAAGCCGTGCCGATGCGAGCGGCATGCATGTGTTTGATCCCACTAGCGGCCAACCGCTAAATGCAGTGCGGCTGACGATACGCAAGACGCTGGCCAGCATGTTCGGCAGTCTGGGCATGAGCACCAAGGTGTCGGTCAGCGCGGTGGCAACGAATACCCAGCCGGTTGCGGCATTCATGGTGGGATCTCGCTTGCTGCGCTTGCAGCGAGGCGGTTTGCTGTCGCAGCTGCTGTCCACAGTGGGCGCGACGCCCGCGCAATTGGACGTACTGGATGCCGCGGGCCTTGCCAGCGTCAACATCACGCCATCGGGCTTGCTGAAGGCGCTGGGCTTACCCCTGTCGGTCGCTACAGGCGTGGGCACGCCCGCTGAATTGGCGGCGGTCAATAACCTGACTCTGGGCCAGCTGCTGCAAGCAACGCTGACCGTCGTCAATCAAAGCGGCACGGCAGGCGCCAGTGTGGGCTTGATCAACAACGCCATCAACACGGTGCTGGCCGTGATGCCGCTGAATTTGCCGGTCAAGCTGTTCGGCAATGGCGGGGTGCTGAATCTGTCGGTGGTGGGCGGCGACGCCACGGGCGCCTTGCAGGCGAATCTGAACGCGCTCAATTTGCTTGAAACCGCGCTGGTCGTGGCCAATGGCCAGAACCTGATCAACCTGGGGCTGAGTGTGCCGCTTTTGGGTATTGATGCGAAAGTGCGCATTGTGGAGCCGCCTACGCTCGCAGTCGGTGGCATCGGCACACAAGCCACCAGTGCCGGCATCCGCGTATACCTGCGGGTGAATACCAGCAATATTCCGCTGGTGGGACCGTTGCTGGCAAATACGCTAGGCACGAAAGTGGACTTGCCCATCATCATCGACGTGGCGCAATCGACCGGCACGCTGACAAACCTTTGCCAAGCGCCGTTGACACAGTCCCAAGCCACCATCGCGGTCACATCGTCTGTCGCGAATATCTGCCTGGGGCGCTTTCCAGGCATGACGTCCGCTACCGATATCAACAGCGCGCACTTCGTGTCCTTGACCAACAGCTGCCAGGTCAGTTCCTTTGCCTCCATCCAGCGTCATCAAGTGATAAATGTGCTGGGCATTCTGCCGTTGACCGCCAAGGTCACACTGCCCATTTTCAATTCGACGGCCCCCGTGTCGGTGACTTTGACAGAGCCGCCGGGTACGCCGTCCACCGCGACAGTTACCGCCACATCCGTCAACCTGGGCGCGCTGGCATCCAATCTGTCGGACGCGCTTATCGGCGGGATATTGGGCGATCTTTTCAACACCGGCACGCCGCTGACCCCAGCAGAGCGCACGTCTCTGGCGACGACGCTGGTGGGCGGAGTCGGTTCCAATCCTGGCAAGTCGATCACGCAGGTGTTCAATGATATGCAGTGGTCAACCACCGCGCTGAATCAACTGAGTTCAAGATTGACGACAGGTGGTTTGACTGGCGTGTTGGGCGGCACCTTGCAGCTGGTGGGGAATATTCTGACGTCGCTGTTGCTTGCCCCGGTCAATGATCTGGTCTGCACGCTGGCGATCGTGCCCGATTCGATCCGGCAGTGCCGGGTCGGGTCGGTGGCGTCCATGGCTCTGAACGGCAGTTCCCAAGTGGGCGGCGTGCTGTCCATTGTGGTGAACCTGCTGCAACCCTTGCTGGGCATGTTGTCGACCATGCTGCAACAGCTGCTGGACCTGCTTGGCCTGAGTGTGGGCCAAACCGATGTGTCGCTGCTGTCGGTCGATTGCGGCCAGCCCCGTTTGGTGTATTGA
- a CDS encoding type II secretion system F family protein has translation MQEALVLAGFALVLTVGAVLLWRHANSGARRAASSAFLDNQLKRGRDTAAGTPFAENARAMRSGFSSWDRLLLLAGVRQSVGFYFKIGMPVVAGAILAWLFLGPLSGAVTFIMLAVLAYFLLWLRADKRQRRMISQLPAFLDNIVRLITIGNSMGAAFQTAAATTDQPLLEVVEAAASLSRSAKELDAALVQVSRQYGLKELYMVAAVVSLAMRFGGRSDQVLERMAAFMRDVAQARNELTASSAEVRLSAWILALLPVGIAGFIIVANNQLFMGLWEDPLGFKMLLTAVFLQLGGCYWLYRMAKSI, from the coding sequence ATGCAGGAAGCCCTGGTCCTGGCTGGCTTTGCCTTGGTGCTTACCGTCGGGGCGGTGCTGCTGTGGCGTCATGCCAATAGCGGCGCCCGCCGCGCGGCGAGTTCGGCGTTCCTGGATAACCAGCTGAAACGTGGACGCGACACGGCCGCCGGCACGCCGTTTGCCGAAAACGCGCGCGCCATGCGTAGCGGGTTCTCCAGCTGGGACCGGCTGCTGCTGTTGGCGGGCGTGCGCCAGAGCGTGGGGTTCTATTTCAAGATCGGCATGCCCGTTGTGGCTGGCGCAATACTGGCCTGGCTGTTCCTGGGGCCCTTGTCCGGCGCCGTGACATTCATCATGCTGGCCGTACTGGCGTATTTTTTGCTTTGGCTGCGTGCGGACAAACGCCAACGGCGCATGATCTCGCAACTGCCTGCATTTCTGGACAACATCGTTCGCCTGATCACGATCGGCAACAGCATGGGCGCGGCGTTCCAAACGGCTGCCGCGACCACCGATCAACCCCTGCTGGAAGTGGTCGAAGCTGCTGCCAGCCTGAGCCGGTCTGCCAAGGAGTTGGACGCGGCGCTGGTGCAGGTGTCCCGCCAATACGGTTTGAAAGAGCTGTATATGGTGGCTGCCGTGGTGTCGCTTGCCATGCGGTTTGGCGGGCGCAGTGACCAGGTGTTGGAACGCATGGCGGCGTTTATGCGCGACGTGGCGCAGGCCCGCAACGAATTGACGGCCAGTTCCGCCGAGGTCCGCCTGTCCGCATGGATTCTGGCCCTGCTGCCGGTGGGCATTGCGGGCTTCATCATCGTGGCGAACAACCAATTGTTTATGGGTTTGTGGGAGGACCCGCTGGGCTTCAAGATGCTGCTGACCGCAGTGTTCTTGCAGCTGGGCGGATGTTATTGGCTGTATCGCATGGCCAAGTCCATTTGA
- a CDS encoding type II secretion system F family protein yields MDHFLSWNVSTVLAVALMLVAAALLILGLSMTRRLRGQGRSRQVVDQALATRQNRGGTPALAEEGGQGRLAAAARAADSFGKRLSEGKLADTLMAAEDRKLVDMAGYANPTTARARFVVVRFGLAVLFPIAAIALDLHRNLIASPLGVFVAAFLGFAIGYMLPKWFVRRRVKRRQRLAADELPLLIDLLRLLQGVGLSIDQSMQVLIKEFAQVLPVLSHELRLASELYVRGRTREQSLARLAAGFDNDDLSAICRLIAQVDQHGGAVQEPLNRFGERLRDKRRLELKEKVGKTTVKMTGVMIVTLLPALLIVTGGAGFIAVLRGLSRMGGM; encoded by the coding sequence ATGGATCACTTTCTCTCCTGGAATGTCTCTACCGTACTGGCCGTGGCGCTGATGCTGGTCGCCGCCGCGCTGCTGATCCTGGGACTCAGCATGACTCGGCGCCTGCGCGGGCAGGGCCGCAGCCGGCAGGTCGTCGATCAGGCGCTTGCCACACGTCAAAACCGCGGCGGGACGCCAGCCTTGGCGGAGGAGGGCGGGCAGGGCAGGCTTGCGGCCGCCGCGCGCGCAGCGGATTCGTTCGGCAAGCGTCTGAGCGAAGGGAAGCTGGCCGACACTTTGATGGCCGCAGAAGACCGCAAGCTGGTGGACATGGCGGGCTACGCCAATCCCACGACGGCACGCGCCCGATTTGTCGTCGTCCGTTTTGGCCTGGCGGTTTTATTTCCCATCGCGGCCATTGCGCTGGATTTGCACAGGAATCTGATTGCTTCGCCATTGGGCGTGTTCGTTGCCGCCTTTCTGGGCTTTGCGATTGGCTACATGCTGCCCAAGTGGTTTGTCCGGCGGCGTGTGAAGCGCCGCCAGCGCTTGGCGGCCGATGAGCTGCCGTTGTTGATTGACCTGCTGCGCCTGCTGCAAGGCGTGGGTTTGTCCATCGACCAAAGCATGCAGGTGCTGATCAAAGAGTTTGCCCAAGTGCTGCCCGTGCTGTCGCACGAACTGCGGCTGGCCTCTGAACTGTACGTGCGCGGCCGTACCCGCGAGCAATCGCTGGCCCGGTTGGCTGCTGGTTTCGATAACGATGACCTGTCCGCCATCTGCCGCTTGATCGCACAAGTGGATCAGCATGGCGGCGCCGTGCAAGAGCCTTTGAACCGTTTTGGAGAACGCCTGCGCGACAAGCGCCGGTTGGAATTGAAGGAGAAGGTTGGAAAGACCACGGTGAAGATGACGGGAGTCATGATCGTGACGTTGTTGCCTGCTCTGTTGATCGTTACGGGCGGAGCAGGTTTTATCGCGGTGTTGCGCGGTTTGTCGCGTATGGGGGGCATGTGA
- a CDS encoding sigma 54-interacting transcriptional regulator codes for MTHKFARDEFDIYVWEGTSDIASRAERCLTGMDVSLVRADAGTAFPPPRDASRPAVALVSVSVMGDNRFSGYDWLAAQGMPVIWVAAESRGRDSRYYPPDYSYTLPLSFTTADLRKLLFELLGTLDQFNRTAPKREQPLIAVSEPMQALLAEADLFADCRSNALIHGETGVGKERIARLLHDRAAWSDGPFVAVNCGAIPEGLFEAHFFGHAKGAFTGAVGAHKGYFEQANGGTLFLDEIGDLPLYQQVKLLRVLEQSSVTRLGSTAEVPVDFRLVAATNKDLRVLVGQDEFRADLYYRLAVIELRIPNLEQRGPEEKIAIFRALLERLGGEGEPPAWLLERVGRTRYAGNVRELSNVAERVAIMRRQFKGWDQARIERIFDQMMEPLQATGALSGASAQCEPPVFTDAERAERSRILAALDVNGWRRQDTANTLGISRKVLWEKMRKLHLGGGQGENGGNDFRDILIVQ; via the coding sequence ATGACGCATAAATTTGCTCGTGATGAATTCGATATCTACGTCTGGGAAGGGACTTCCGACATCGCCAGCCGCGCGGAGCGCTGCCTGACGGGCATGGACGTGTCGCTGGTGCGCGCGGATGCCGGCACGGCTTTTCCGCCGCCCCGGGATGCTTCACGGCCGGCGGTGGCGCTGGTGTCGGTGTCGGTGATGGGCGACAACCGTTTTAGCGGTTATGACTGGCTGGCCGCACAAGGGATGCCGGTTATCTGGGTTGCAGCGGAATCGCGGGGCCGTGATTCACGTTATTACCCGCCCGATTACTCCTATACCTTGCCGTTGTCGTTCACGACGGCAGACTTGCGCAAGTTGCTGTTTGAATTGTTGGGAACGCTGGACCAGTTCAATCGCACGGCGCCCAAGCGCGAGCAGCCGCTGATTGCCGTGTCGGAACCCATGCAAGCGTTGCTGGCCGAGGCGGATCTGTTCGCGGATTGCCGCAGCAACGCGCTGATTCATGGCGAGACGGGCGTGGGCAAGGAACGCATAGCACGCCTGCTGCACGATCGCGCCGCGTGGTCTGACGGACCGTTCGTGGCGGTCAACTGCGGCGCGATTCCAGAGGGCTTGTTCGAAGCTCACTTCTTTGGCCATGCGAAGGGCGCGTTTACCGGAGCGGTGGGCGCGCACAAGGGCTACTTTGAGCAGGCCAATGGCGGCACGCTGTTCCTGGATGAAATCGGCGATTTGCCGCTGTACCAGCAGGTCAAACTGCTGCGGGTATTGGAACAGAGCTCGGTAACGCGGCTGGGTTCCACGGCGGAGGTGCCCGTGGACTTCCGTTTGGTCGCCGCCACCAACAAGGACTTGCGCGTGCTGGTAGGTCAGGATGAGTTCCGGGCAGACCTCTATTACCGGCTGGCCGTTATTGAGTTGCGCATTCCGAATCTGGAGCAACGCGGGCCTGAAGAGAAAATTGCCATCTTTCGCGCATTGTTGGAGCGGTTGGGCGGCGAAGGCGAGCCGCCAGCGTGGTTGTTGGAGCGAGTGGGGCGCACGCGATATGCGGGTAATGTCCGCGAATTGTCCAATGTGGCCGAACGCGTTGCCATCATGCGCCGGCAGTTCAAGGGCTGGGACCAGGCGCGCATTGAACGCATTTTTGATCAGATGATGGAACCGCTACAGGCCACGGGCGCGCTAAGTGGCGCCAGCGCCCAGTGCGAGCCGCCCGTATTCACGGATGCGGAGCGCGCCGAACGGTCCCGTATCCTGGCCGCGCTTGATGTCAATGGCTGGCGCCGCCAGGACACGGCCAATACTTTGGGCATCAGCCGCAAAGTGCTGTGGGAAAAAATGCGCAAACTGCATCTGGGGGGCGGGCAAGGTGAAAACGGCGGAAATGATTTTCGGGACATTCTGATCGTGCAATAG
- a CDS encoding pilus assembly protein CpaE, translating into MSNMKTHASEWVGLQNGKRFLFCSKGDGVATLLGQALGDMGMLTQETPSIEELARRLAEIAPQVVFLDFTLSEDEPGKLFKSAELARLLARIAPTVPRVAVGLLSQPEGAIAALRAGVSDFVDPSVAPQEVKDVVQRLLDLPAGGGRMDGSRRSVLLLGARPGVGTSTLAVHLSGMVQDRLKHMYSQRAAASGAKAVKPAEAGAMLPLSSRVALMDLGWPVGDCQLYLNIGSDFDFAEAARNLRRLDSTLLGSAMAHTANGLSVLALPRDLNQMRDVSQSDSLLVFERLRQHFGVVVADSGGFTNPEFVAGLARASQQNWIVTDQSVGALVSLAGLLQELEQLHVDRRSLGLIVNRYDERYGMTAQQIADRFQLELVGTLPDRTLALMVCTNQGHLLHEEAERDVYVRAVQTLAEKLSAEENTPGGRASWLATWLPGVHRRMIVD; encoded by the coding sequence GTGAGCAATATGAAAACACATGCCAGCGAGTGGGTGGGCCTGCAAAACGGCAAGCGGTTCCTGTTTTGCTCCAAGGGCGATGGCGTTGCCACGCTGCTGGGTCAGGCTTTAGGCGACATGGGAATGTTGACCCAGGAAACGCCCAGCATAGAAGAACTGGCGCGGCGCCTGGCGGAGATAGCGCCCCAGGTGGTGTTTCTGGACTTCACCCTGAGCGAAGACGAACCTGGAAAACTCTTCAAATCCGCCGAGCTGGCGCGGTTGCTGGCGCGAATTGCGCCCACGGTGCCGCGCGTGGCGGTGGGTTTGTTGAGTCAGCCAGAAGGCGCAATCGCTGCGCTGCGGGCGGGGGTCAGCGATTTTGTGGATCCGAGCGTTGCGCCGCAAGAAGTCAAAGATGTCGTGCAACGCTTGCTGGACCTGCCCGCGGGCGGCGGGCGTATGGACGGCTCGCGCCGCAGTGTCTTGCTATTGGGCGCGCGTCCTGGCGTGGGCACAAGCACGCTGGCCGTGCATTTGAGCGGCATGGTGCAGGACCGCTTGAAGCACATGTATTCCCAGCGCGCCGCAGCCAGCGGCGCCAAAGCAGTCAAGCCGGCGGAGGCGGGCGCAATGTTGCCGCTATCCAGCCGCGTGGCGCTCATGGACCTGGGCTGGCCGGTAGGTGATTGCCAGCTCTATTTGAATATCGGCAGCGATTTTGATTTTGCCGAAGCGGCCCGCAACCTGCGCCGCCTGGATTCCACGCTGTTGGGATCGGCGATGGCGCACACCGCCAATGGCCTGAGCGTTCTTGCCTTGCCGCGTGATCTGAACCAGATGCGCGATGTGTCCCAATCGGATTCGCTATTGGTGTTTGAGCGGCTGCGCCAGCACTTTGGCGTGGTGGTTGCCGATTCCGGCGGCTTTACCAATCCTGAATTCGTGGCCGGTTTGGCGCGCGCCTCTCAGCAGAACTGGATTGTGACGGACCAGAGCGTGGGGGCGCTGGTGTCGCTGGCAGGTTTGCTGCAAGAACTTGAGCAACTGCACGTGGACCGCCGCAGCCTGGGTTTGATCGTCAACCGCTACGACGAACGCTACGGCATGACCGCGCAGCAAATCGCCGACCGCTTCCAGCTGGAGCTGGTTGGCACCTTGCCCGATCGCACGTTGGCGCTGATGGTCTGCACCAATCAGGGTCATTTGCTGCACGAGGAAGCGGAGCGCGACGTCTACGTGCGCGCCGTGCAGACGCTGGCGGAAAAACTTAGCGCAGAAGAGAACACGCCCGGCGGGCGGGCGAGCTGGCTGGCCACCTGGCTGCCCGGCGTGCATCGCCGCATGATTGTCGATTGA